In Paenibacillus sp. JQZ6Y-1, the following proteins share a genomic window:
- a CDS encoding NADH:flavin oxidoreductase: protein MNSIEKNMQSNHTQYVAPLFESFTLGNLTLSSRIVMAPMARGFSPNGVPGTEVADYYRRRAEQRVGLIITENVSIPHSSANQDPANSPDFGSEAARAGWKHVVDEVHRVGGKIMPQLIHAGIARENFPQPDGAAPSIGPSGLDVNGEVKGEAMTVQQIQEVVQAFAEAAVQAKELGFDGIELHGAHGYLIDQFLWETTNRREDEYGGSIANRTRFAVEVVEACRRAVGPDFPIVFRFSQWKYPVYTAKLANNAEELAEVLKPLADAGVDIFHASTRRFWEQAFEGSPLSLAGWAKQITDKAVITVGSVGLKQDFTEFFASGADAEQQGSVSILAERLQNHEFDLIAIGRALLADPEWAAKIHDGRLDELKPFHAEAVGKLY, encoded by the coding sequence ATGAATTCTATCGAAAAAAATATGCAATCCAATCATACACAGTATGTAGCGCCGTTGTTTGAATCCTTTACACTGGGCAATCTGACATTATCCAGCCGTATCGTCATGGCGCCGATGGCGCGTGGCTTCTCGCCGAATGGCGTACCTGGAACGGAGGTGGCGGATTATTACCGTCGTCGTGCCGAGCAGCGTGTAGGGCTGATCATCACCGAAAATGTATCCATTCCGCATTCTTCTGCCAATCAGGACCCGGCGAACAGCCCTGACTTTGGTAGCGAAGCCGCCCGTGCAGGCTGGAAGCATGTGGTGGACGAGGTACATCGTGTCGGTGGCAAAATCATGCCGCAACTCATTCATGCGGGCATCGCTAGAGAAAACTTTCCGCAACCGGACGGCGCAGCGCCATCCATTGGTCCATCGGGTCTGGATGTGAATGGGGAAGTCAAAGGCGAAGCTATGACAGTACAGCAGATTCAAGAGGTCGTACAGGCATTTGCCGAGGCGGCAGTGCAAGCGAAGGAGTTAGGCTTTGACGGGATTGAGCTGCATGGAGCGCATGGTTATCTGATCGATCAATTTCTGTGGGAAACGACCAATCGCCGTGAGGATGAATATGGGGGTAGCATCGCCAATCGCACTCGCTTTGCAGTGGAGGTGGTGGAAGCGTGCCGTCGTGCTGTTGGTCCCGACTTCCCGATTGTCTTCCGCTTCTCGCAATGGAAATATCCTGTATATACCGCGAAGCTGGCAAATAATGCCGAAGAGCTGGCAGAAGTGCTGAAGCCACTTGCCGACGCAGGTGTAGATATTTTTCACGCATCGACACGCCGTTTCTGGGAACAGGCATTTGAAGGTTCGCCGCTTAGTCTGGCAGGCTGGGCGAAGCAGATTACAGATAAAGCGGTGATTACCGTCGGCTCGGTTGGCTTAAAACAGGACTTTACCGAATTCTTCGCTTCTGGTGCGGATGCCGAGCAGCAGGGCAGTGTAAGCATTCTGGCAGAACGACTGCAAAACCACGAATTCGATCTGATCGCCATCGGTCGCGCTCTGCTCGCTGATCCAGAATGGGCAGCCAAAATCCATGACGGTCGCTTGGATGAACTGAAGCCATTTCATGCGGAAGCGGTCGGCAAGCTGTACTGA
- a CDS encoding NAD-dependent malic enzyme, translated as MALGTSMIMRLQMDKKQVSFGDVAGAIGEAGGDVVAIDVIHASPESTTRDLTINLPENVRESMLKSVGALPGVKVVNVSDRTFLAHLGGKIEVQPKSPVKNREDLSHVYTPGVAKVCMAIHEDRQKAFSLTVKRNMIAVVSDGTAVLGLGDIGPEAAMPVMEGKAMLFKQFGEVDAFPICLDTTDTEEIIQAIKWLAPGFGGINLEDISSPRCFEIERRLTEELDIPVFHDDQHGTAVVVLAGLLNSLRIVGKSLETAKIVVLGIGAAGAACVKMLLSAGAKNLIAVDKCGALVRDEEYPHEMWNWIANNSNPQLEKGSLSDVIQGADVFVGVSRPGLLTVDHLHTMADDRIVFAMANPDPEIDPEVAERHVRVMATGRSDYPNQINNVLCFPGIFRGALDCRASVINEEMKVAAARAIASVVKEDELNELYIIPGVFNEQVVQEVRRGVIQAAIETGVARRTPPEFR; from the coding sequence ATGGCTCTTGGAACGAGCATGATTATGCGTTTGCAGATGGATAAGAAACAGGTAAGTTTCGGCGATGTGGCGGGAGCGATTGGCGAGGCTGGCGGCGATGTAGTGGCGATTGACGTCATTCATGCCAGCCCAGAGAGCACCACGCGCGACTTAACGATCAATTTGCCGGAAAATGTGCGCGAAAGCATGCTGAAATCCGTTGGTGCACTGCCGGGAGTCAAAGTGGTGAACGTATCCGACCGTACCTTTCTAGCGCATCTGGGCGGCAAGATTGAAGTGCAGCCCAAGTCTCCGGTCAAAAACCGGGAGGACTTGTCCCATGTGTATACACCGGGCGTAGCCAAGGTGTGTATGGCGATTCACGAAGATCGGCAAAAGGCATTCTCACTGACCGTCAAGCGCAATATGATCGCAGTCGTTTCCGATGGTACGGCAGTGCTCGGACTGGGCGATATTGGTCCAGAAGCCGCCATGCCGGTGATGGAAGGTAAGGCAATGCTGTTCAAGCAATTCGGCGAAGTCGATGCCTTCCCAATCTGCCTAGATACGACAGATACGGAAGAGATTATTCAAGCGATCAAATGGCTGGCTCCGGGATTTGGTGGTATCAATCTGGAGGACATCAGTTCGCCGCGTTGTTTTGAGATTGAACGCCGATTGACCGAGGAGCTGGATATTCCCGTATTCCACGATGATCAGCATGGTACGGCAGTCGTTGTGCTTGCCGGGCTGCTCAATTCGCTACGCATCGTTGGAAAATCGCTGGAAACAGCGAAGATTGTCGTGCTCGGTATCGGAGCTGCCGGAGCGGCTTGCGTCAAAATGCTGCTCTCCGCGGGTGCCAAGAACCTGATCGCTGTCGATAAATGTGGTGCATTGGTACGCGATGAAGAATATCCGCATGAGATGTGGAACTGGATCGCGAACAATAGTAACCCGCAATTGGAAAAAGGCAGTCTGAGCGATGTGATTCAGGGCGCCGATGTATTTGTCGGTGTATCTCGTCCGGGTCTGCTGACAGTGGATCATCTGCATACGATGGCAGATGATCGCATCGTATTCGCGATGGCGAATCCCGATCCTGAGATTGATCCCGAAGTGGCGGAACGCCATGTACGTGTGATGGCAACCGGGCGTAGCGATTATCCGAATCAGATCAACAATGTACTGTGCTTCCCCGGCATTTTCCGTGGAGCATTGGATTGCCGTGCGAGTGTCATTAATGAGGAAATGAAGGTCGCTGCCGCACGTGCCATCGCTTCCGTCGTCAAGGAAGATGAGCTGAACGAGCTGTACATCATTCCGGGTGTATTCAACGAGCAGGTAGTGCAGGAAGTCCGTCGTGGCGTCATTCAAGCAGCGATTGAGACTGGTGTAGCACGTCGTACACCACCAGAGTTCCGTTGA
- a CDS encoding AraC family transcriptional regulator: protein MNARPPLLASLYHTHIAESGYRPQHYAYYYKQWQQYEMEYHHHHSTEIMYMISGSCRIDLITSPSKEVTVHLQKGQYIVIDADIPHRLIVGDTPCRMLNLEFGLQSCPSTTSILHQLICQEKELAELIRTPQPYMILSDPEDVYYTLKSLVLELDQQREGSMLGDLLFAQMLVRIARLSQEHRQEQTSQSEWYVRQSIQFMRQNYDRSIRMEQIAASVNVHPSYLHRIFKKHMHHTPTDYLNTLRMDKAKMLLRQTDIPIAEIADYVGIASRPYFHLLFKKYTGRTPADYRMQSERFVREYQEQMDKQGDTRRQERDMGTEHESIED, encoded by the coding sequence ATGAATGCTAGACCCCCCTTATTGGCTAGCCTTTACCATACTCATATCGCCGAATCTGGCTATCGACCGCAACATTATGCGTATTACTACAAGCAATGGCAGCAATATGAAATGGAATATCATCACCATCATTCCACCGAGATTATGTACATGATCTCCGGCTCGTGCCGTATCGATCTAATCACATCTCCATCCAAGGAAGTTACTGTCCATTTGCAAAAGGGGCAATATATCGTGATTGATGCCGATATACCACATCGCCTGATCGTTGGCGATACTCCATGTCGGATGCTCAATCTGGAATTTGGCTTGCAAAGCTGTCCATCCACGACATCCATCTTACATCAACTGATTTGTCAGGAAAAAGAACTGGCAGAGCTGATCCGTACCCCTCAGCCCTATATGATCCTATCCGACCCAGAGGATGTATATTATACGCTCAAGTCGCTTGTGCTGGAGCTTGATCAGCAGCGAGAAGGTTCTATGCTGGGCGATTTACTGTTTGCGCAAATGCTGGTACGTATTGCACGGCTGTCACAGGAGCATCGGCAGGAGCAAACGTCGCAGAGTGAATGGTATGTACGCCAAAGTATCCAGTTTATGCGCCAGAACTACGACCGCAGTATCCGTATGGAGCAGATTGCCGCTTCGGTGAATGTGCATCCAAGCTATTTGCATCGTATCTTCAAAAAGCATATGCACCATACGCCGACCGATTATTTGAATACATTACGTATGGACAAAGCGAAGATGCTGCTCCGTCAGACCGATATTCCTATTGCCGAGATTGCCGATTATGTGGGCATTGCCAGCCGACCGTATTTTCATCTGCTATTCAAAAAGTATACTGGTCGCACGCCTGCCGATTATCGGATGCAATCCGAACGGTTTGTTCGCGAATATCAAGAACAGATGGACAAGCAAGGGGATACAAGGAGACAGGAGCGAGACATGGGTACAGAGCATGAATCAATAGAGGATTAA
- a CDS encoding MetQ/NlpA family ABC transporter substrate-binding protein encodes MLNKKSILILLFAMALLLAACGQKATTETNNASSETSSEASTTGETTLKVATLIPPMTDILDIVKPLLKQDGINLDVIVLSDNVQPNDALANKEVDANFFQHVPYMQQYNASKGSNLVGIQPIYNAIYGAYSKTYKSIDALPEGATIAIANDPSNIGRSLQMFAQAGMITLKDGVGMNAVQADITSNPKHFTFKEVDLLMLARMYDEADLVAMTPAYAKPLNLTPVKDALVTEKEDSTFAITLVAREDNKDSAAIQKLKERMAGPEVKKFLQDNYADIAVPAF; translated from the coding sequence ATGTTAAACAAAAAATCCATCCTGATCCTGCTGTTCGCCATGGCATTACTGCTGGCGGCATGTGGACAGAAAGCTACAACCGAAACGAATAACGCATCTAGCGAAACGAGCAGCGAAGCAAGCACAACTGGCGAAACAACGCTAAAAGTCGCTACCCTGATCCCGCCAATGACCGATATTCTCGACATCGTAAAACCACTGCTGAAGCAGGACGGCATCAATCTGGATGTGATCGTGCTGTCGGATAACGTACAGCCCAATGATGCACTGGCAAACAAAGAAGTGGACGCGAACTTCTTCCAGCACGTTCCATATATGCAGCAGTACAATGCCAGCAAAGGCAGCAATCTGGTTGGCATTCAACCGATCTATAATGCTATCTATGGCGCCTATTCCAAAACGTATAAAAGCATCGACGCTCTGCCAGAAGGCGCAACCATCGCTATCGCCAACGATCCATCCAACATCGGTCGCTCGCTGCAAATGTTTGCTCAAGCTGGCATGATCACGCTCAAAGACGGCGTAGGCATGAATGCGGTACAAGCCGACATTACATCCAATCCGAAGCACTTTACATTCAAAGAGGTCGATCTGCTGATGCTGGCTCGTATGTATGATGAAGCCGATCTGGTAGCAATGACTCCGGCATATGCCAAACCGCTGAATCTGACTCCGGTTAAAGATGCACTCGTTACAGAAAAAGAAGACTCTACTTTCGCCATCACACTGGTTGCACGCGAAGACAACAAAGACTCTGCCGCGATCCAGAAGCTGAAAGAACGCATGGCTGGACCAGAAGTGAAGAAATTCCTGCAAGATAACTATGCAGATATTGCTGTACCAGCATTTTAA
- a CDS encoding TetR/AcrR family transcriptional regulator, producing the protein MNTAPRPNPHDPRVIRTQRLIHQAFVELLQTKEFDDITVSDITRRATINRVTFYTHYTDKYELLEHMISSQLIQLLYKGIDPQNALTPEALTTLIYALCHFHEYSGTQCPKNIDSLRSLVEKNMKLQLQHYLLEHLTMQLPEQDQAQLLPLSVMISWSLYGATLQWSSETKETRDTPIQLAQRMIPLLQSWINTHQATTSAR; encoded by the coding sequence ATGAATACTGCTCCCCGTCCCAATCCGCACGACCCGCGCGTGATCCGTACGCAGCGATTGATTCACCAAGCTTTTGTGGAACTGCTACAGACCAAAGAATTTGACGATATTACCGTCAGCGATATTACCCGCCGCGCAACGATTAATCGAGTTACCTTTTATACCCACTATACTGACAAATACGAATTGCTGGAGCATATGATCTCTAGCCAGCTTATTCAATTGCTGTACAAGGGCATCGATCCGCAAAATGCTCTCACACCCGAAGCATTAACTACGCTAATCTATGCACTATGCCATTTTCACGAATATTCCGGTACACAATGTCCCAAAAATATCGATTCCCTGCGTTCACTGGTCGAGAAAAATATGAAGCTTCAGCTTCAGCACTACCTACTGGAGCATCTGACGATGCAATTGCCCGAGCAGGATCAGGCGCAGCTGTTGCCACTGTCGGTGATGATCAGCTGGTCGCTGTATGGAGCGACTCTGCAATGGAGCAGCGAAACGAAAGAGACACGCGATACGCCGATTCAGCTGGCACAGCGTATGATTCCATTGCTGCAAAGCTGGATCAATACTCATCAAGCCACTACCTCAGCTAGATAA
- a CDS encoding DMT family transporter: MKQSRADLLIFIVTLCWGSSYLFMKMGMDSLSPYNLIALRFGFAFILTALLFFRQLRHLDWRTTGYGALLGLCLFGVFACIMFGLQTTSTSNAGFLLSLTVIFVPILYWVIFRRRLAGRQIAGVLMALLGIGLLTLNGQLSIHPGDALCILAALCYAGYILMTSAAARITSSTLNLGIMQLGFAGLYGLIFSFVYETPSLPQTSDGWIAVLALSVVCSAFGFVIQPIAQKYTTPTRTGLIFALEPVFAALFAFWFEHEMLSIKGYIGAGLVLAGVVVSEWKLKIKATKPVIAPQEVKKVSTL; the protein is encoded by the coding sequence ATGAAACAATCGCGGGCCGACCTGCTGATCTTTATCGTTACCTTATGCTGGGGGTCCTCTTATTTATTTATGAAAATGGGCATGGATTCGCTCAGCCCTTACAATCTGATTGCGCTGCGTTTTGGTTTTGCTTTTATCCTGACAGCGTTACTCTTTTTCCGCCAACTACGGCATCTGGACTGGCGCACGACCGGTTATGGGGCGCTGCTCGGATTATGTCTGTTTGGCGTATTTGCATGTATTATGTTCGGGTTGCAGACGACCTCAACGTCCAATGCTGGTTTTCTCTTAAGTCTGACGGTGATTTTTGTACCGATTTTATACTGGGTTATCTTTCGGCGCAGACTGGCAGGGCGGCAGATTGCTGGTGTGCTGATGGCATTGCTGGGCATCGGGCTACTGACCTTGAACGGACAGCTTAGCATCCATCCCGGCGATGCGCTGTGCATTCTAGCAGCGCTGTGCTATGCAGGTTATATTCTAATGACCAGTGCAGCGGCACGTATTACGTCCAGTACGCTGAATTTGGGCATTATGCAGCTCGGATTCGCTGGCTTGTACGGACTGATCTTTTCCTTTGTATATGAAACGCCTAGCTTACCGCAGACAAGTGACGGCTGGATTGCTGTGCTAGCGCTCAGTGTGGTATGCAGTGCGTTTGGATTTGTCATACAGCCCATTGCCCAAAAATATACGACACCTACGCGCACAGGGCTGATCTTCGCGTTAGAGCCAGTATTTGCGGCACTGTTTGCCTTTTGGTTTGAGCACGAAATGCTGTCGATCAAAGGATATATTGGTGCTGGATTGGTGCTTGCGGGTGTGGTGGTGTCGGAGTGGAAGCTGAAGATAAAAGCGACCAAACCGGTGATTGCACCGCAGGAAGTGAAGAAGGTGTCGACCCTGTAA
- a CDS encoding LysR family transcriptional regulator translates to MSIHKYEVLLKVVELGSLTRAAEVLGFTQSGVSHIIHGLEREFGFPLLLRDRSGVRLTANGERVLIPIREAVNWNEQLKQVVSSIHGLASGVIRIGTFTSVSVHWLPGMIKEFQRHYPGITFRLIEGDYEEIEEWIANGEIDCGFMTLPARGTFDILPLRQDRMLVIVPPDHPLREAEYFPLSRLTEEDFIMPREGSDYDVRRVLEHTGITPNVRFVLGDDYAIIAMVENGLGISILPELVLQGRDHNAGMLELEERSVRSLGLAVQSLSKASPAMRRFLEYVKEWVQQDSQAAES, encoded by the coding sequence ATGAGTATTCATAAATATGAGGTGCTGCTCAAGGTCGTAGAGCTGGGCAGTTTGACACGCGCAGCAGAGGTGCTCGGCTTTACACAATCCGGGGTCAGTCATATCATTCATGGGCTGGAACGGGAATTTGGCTTTCCATTATTGCTGCGCGATCGTTCCGGTGTGCGACTGACAGCGAATGGCGAACGCGTCTTGATTCCCATACGCGAAGCAGTGAACTGGAATGAGCAGCTTAAGCAGGTCGTCTCCTCTATTCATGGACTGGCATCCGGTGTCATTCGTATCGGTACCTTTACGAGTGTATCTGTGCACTGGCTGCCGGGCATGATCAAGGAATTTCAGCGTCATTATCCGGGGATTACGTTCCGATTGATCGAGGGCGATTATGAAGAGATTGAAGAGTGGATTGCCAACGGTGAGATTGATTGTGGATTCATGACATTGCCTGCACGTGGCACATTCGATATTTTGCCGCTTCGTCAGGATCGGATGCTGGTCATTGTACCGCCGGATCATCCGCTACGTGAAGCAGAGTATTTTCCATTGTCGCGGCTGACAGAGGAGGATTTTATTATGCCACGCGAAGGCTCGGATTACGATGTACGGCGCGTGCTAGAGCATACGGGCATTACGCCCAATGTGCGTTTTGTACTGGGCGACGATTATGCGATTATCGCGATGGTGGAGAATGGACTGGGGATCAGCATTCTACCAGAGCTGGTGTTACAGGGGCGAGATCACAATGCGGGGATGCTAGAGCTGGAGGAGCGTAGCGTTCGTTCACTTGGTCTGGCGGTGCAATCGCTATCCAAAGCTTCGCCTGCGATGCGGCGATTTTTGGAATATGTAAAAGAATGGGTTCAGCAGGATAGCCAAGCAGCGGAATCTTGA
- a CDS encoding alpha-glucosidase/alpha-galactosidase, translating into MSLKVAFVGAGSIGFTRGLLRDLLAVPEFTNIELAFTDINEHNLDMVTRLCQRDIDGNGLNIRIQSTTDRREALKDAKYVICTIRVGGLEAFATDVDIPLKYGVDQCVGDTLCAGGIMYGQRGIAEMLNICRDIREVADDHVLLLNYSNPMAMLTWACNTYGGVKTVGLCHGVQHGHHQIAEVYGLDKKDVDIVCAGINHQTWYIRASHEGRDLTAGLLEAFERHEEYSRTEKVRIDMLRRFGYYSTESNGHLSEYVPWYRKRAQEIGDWIDLNSWINGETGGYLRVCTEGRNWFETDFPNWMQEEPKRFAAEERSEEHGSYIIEALETGRVYRGHFNMINNGVISNLPNDAVIEAPGYVDRNGISMPHVGDLPLGPAAVCNVSISVQRLAVEAAVHGDDKLLRQAFMMDPLIGAVCNPPEIWQMVDEMLVAGEAWLPQYGEAISSAKQRLNNGNLLPTQDYTGAARLKVKTVAEMQQDRDAANRNAGEADKGKDREKVQQ; encoded by the coding sequence ATGTCTTTGAAAGTAGCGTTTGTAGGAGCAGGTAGTATCGGATTCACGCGTGGGCTGCTGCGCGATCTGCTGGCAGTGCCGGAATTTACGAATATTGAACTGGCGTTTACAGATATTAACGAGCACAATTTGGATATGGTGACGCGCTTGTGCCAGCGCGACATCGACGGCAACGGGTTGAATATCCGTATCCAATCAACCACCGACCGCCGGGAAGCGTTGAAGGATGCGAAGTACGTCATTTGTACGATTCGAGTCGGCGGACTGGAAGCATTCGCGACCGATGTAGATATTCCACTCAAATATGGCGTGGATCAGTGCGTTGGCGATACGTTATGCGCGGGCGGTATTATGTACGGTCAGCGTGGCATTGCTGAGATGTTGAACATTTGCCGTGATATTCGTGAGGTGGCGGACGATCATGTGCTGCTGCTGAATTATTCTAACCCGATGGCGATGCTGACGTGGGCGTGCAACACGTATGGCGGTGTTAAAACGGTTGGTCTCTGTCACGGCGTACAGCATGGGCATCATCAGATTGCCGAAGTGTACGGATTGGACAAAAAGGATGTCGATATCGTCTGTGCGGGCATCAATCACCAGACGTGGTATATTCGTGCGAGTCATGAAGGGCGCGATCTGACGGCTGGATTGCTGGAAGCATTTGAGCGGCATGAGGAATACAGCCGCACGGAAAAGGTTCGTATCGACATGCTGCGGCGATTTGGATATTACAGCACCGAATCGAATGGTCATTTGAGCGAATATGTGCCTTGGTATCGGAAGCGTGCGCAGGAGATCGGGGATTGGATTGATCTGAACAGCTGGATTAACGGCGAGACTGGCGGTTATCTGCGTGTCTGTACTGAAGGGCGGAACTGGTTTGAAACGGACTTTCCGAACTGGATGCAGGAGGAGCCGAAGCGTTTTGCAGCGGAGGAACGGAGCGAGGAACACGGTTCGTATATTATCGAAGCACTGGAAACGGGACGTGTGTACCGTGGTCATTTTAATATGATCAACAACGGCGTAATCTCCAATCTGCCGAATGATGCCGTGATCGAAGCGCCCGGTTATGTAGATCGCAATGGCATTTCTATGCCGCATGTCGGGGATTTGCCACTCGGTCCAGCAGCTGTGTGCAATGTGAGTATTTCCGTGCAGCGCTTAGCGGTGGAAGCCGCTGTACATGGCGACGATAAGCTGCTGCGTCAGGCGTTTATGATGGACCCGCTGATCGGGGCGGTCTGCAATCCACCGGAAATTTGGCAAATGGTCGACGAAATGCTGGTCGCAGGCGAAGCATGGTTGCCGCAATATGGCGAAGCAATATCATCCGCCAAGCAGCGTTTGAATAACGGCAATCTGCTACCGACTCAAGACTACACTGGTGCAGCCCGTCTCAAAGTCAAAACCGTCGCCGAGATGCAGCAGGACCGCGATGCTGCCAACCGCAACGCAGGTGAAGCAGATAAAGGTAAGGATCGGGAAAAGGTACAACAGTAA
- a CDS encoding 2'-5' RNA ligase family protein, which translates to MMNDVQMDYTQFVKEKEREWQEQMNSKPAQWTVSDGLSSKIKEDGTMNDFYGYTTVIPLREADQMRCQQAQQLLLDRLPHRLVQLLPETFHLTIHALSNERNTAGGVGKVQEQMSQHESQVKQVFREVAERYAGRHINMRALGVSTNTRDVVSIKYVPEDSDDYALLMELHERIRELSPERGTYMPHVSLCYFRLDGLQPSDIDVLYQTMDEINRSIKLDIVLDVNRFVYQMHRHMNDFPALCTVQEFVAP; encoded by the coding sequence ATGATGAACGATGTACAAATGGATTATACACAATTTGTTAAGGAAAAAGAGCGTGAGTGGCAGGAGCAAATGAACAGTAAGCCAGCGCAGTGGACCGTATCGGATGGGCTATCTAGCAAAATCAAAGAGGATGGAACGATGAATGACTTTTACGGATATACAACGGTCATTCCGCTTCGTGAAGCGGATCAGATGCGTTGTCAGCAGGCACAGCAGCTGTTACTGGATCGGCTGCCCCATCGGTTAGTCCAGCTGTTACCGGAGACATTTCATCTGACTATTCATGCACTGAGCAATGAGCGCAATACGGCGGGTGGTGTAGGCAAGGTGCAGGAGCAGATGAGCCAACATGAGTCTCAGGTGAAGCAGGTATTCCGCGAAGTTGCTGAGCGCTATGCTGGTCGCCACATCAACATGAGAGCATTGGGAGTCAGCACCAATACCCGCGATGTCGTCAGCATCAAATATGTACCCGAAGATTCTGACGATTATGCTCTGCTGATGGAGCTGCATGAGCGTATTCGCGAGCTGTCACCTGAACGAGGTACCTATATGCCTCATGTGTCGCTTTGTTATTTTCGATTAGACGGCTTGCAGCCATCGGACATTGATGTACTGTATCAGACGATGGATGAGATCAACCGTAGCATCAAGCTGGATATCGTACTAGACGTGAACCGATTCGTGTATCAGATGCACCGTCATATGAACGATTTTCCAGCTCTGTGTACTGTTCAGGAGTTTGTCGCGCCATAG
- a CDS encoding methionine ABC transporter ATP-binding protein — translation MITLEGVSKYFGKTGSDLPAVKQVDLHIGTGDIHGIVGSSGAGKSTLLRMINMLESPDEGRVIVGGQQLTSLSERQLRPVRQQIGMIFQQFNLVHNRTVGGNVSAALELAGVKRKEREQRIRECLHQVGLLDRIHDYPSQLSGGQRQRVGIARAIATRPQVLLCDEPTSALDPSTTADILGLLRQINEQLGVTMVLVTHEMDVVKSLCDTVSVMANGQIVESYSRAEHGFASAPDYTLSYREQLLGIGGDDRG, via the coding sequence ATGATTACGCTGGAAGGCGTGAGCAAATATTTTGGCAAAACCGGCAGTGATTTGCCTGCCGTCAAGCAGGTGGATCTGCATATTGGTACAGGCGATATTCATGGCATCGTCGGCAGTAGTGGTGCAGGCAAATCGACCTTACTGCGTATGATTAACATGCTGGAAAGCCCAGATGAAGGGCGTGTCATCGTAGGTGGGCAGCAGTTGACTAGCTTGTCGGAACGTCAGTTGCGACCAGTACGCCAGCAGATTGGTATGATTTTTCAGCAATTCAATCTGGTGCATAATCGTACTGTAGGCGGCAATGTGTCGGCGGCGCTGGAACTGGCAGGCGTGAAAAGGAAAGAACGGGAGCAGCGTATTAGAGAGTGTCTCCATCAGGTGGGCTTGCTGGATCGGATACACGATTATCCGTCTCAATTGAGCGGAGGGCAGCGTCAGCGTGTCGGCATTGCACGCGCGATTGCTACACGTCCGCAGGTGCTGCTGTGCGATGAACCGACATCGGCGCTTGATCCCAGTACAACCGCAGATATTCTCGGACTGCTCCGGCAGATCAATGAGCAGCTGGGCGTAACGATGGTGCTGGTCACACATGAGATGGATGTGGTGAAAAGTCTCTGCGATACCGTGTCTGTGATGGCGAATGGACAGATTGTGGAGAGCTATTCGCGGGCAGAGCACGGCTTCGCATCAGCACCGGATTATACGCTATCGTATCGTGAGCAGCTGCTAGGCATCGGAGGTGACGACCGTGGATAA
- a CDS encoding methionine ABC transporter permease encodes MLDKYQTEIWQAIGDTFTMVGISLAAAILIGLPLGTWIYLTRKGQLYENVYVSGLLNSIVNIVRSFPFLLLVVFLIPFTRLVVGTSIGTEAASVPLSIIAIAYYSRLVEQALLDVPRGIVESARAMGASGMQIVFKFLYVEARSGLVLGLTTSAISFISYSTVVGIVGGGGIGDFAIRYGYQRFETDVMVYMIILMIILVQAVQFTGSLISRLIDKR; translated from the coding sequence ATGCTGGACAAGTACCAGACAGAGATTTGGCAAGCGATTGGCGACACGTTTACCATGGTTGGCATATCTTTGGCAGCCGCTATTCTGATTGGCTTGCCGCTTGGTACATGGATCTACCTGACCCGCAAAGGACAGCTATATGAAAATGTATATGTGTCTGGGTTACTGAACAGCATCGTTAACATCGTACGTTCCTTTCCATTTCTGCTGCTAGTTGTGTTTTTGATTCCATTTACACGTCTGGTTGTCGGTACGTCGATTGGTACAGAAGCGGCGTCGGTGCCACTATCGATCATCGCCATCGCCTATTATTCGCGGCTGGTGGAGCAGGCGCTGCTGGATGTACCACGTGGCATCGTGGAATCGGCGCGTGCGATGGGCGCATCCGGCATGCAGATTGTGTTCAAGTTTCTGTATGTGGAAGCACGTTCTGGGCTGGTGCTGGGACTGACGACATCAGCGATCAGCTTTATTTCATACTCGACCGTGGTCGGCATTGTCGGCGGCGGCGGAATTGGTGATTTTGCGATTCGATACGGGTATCAGCGTTTTGAAACGGATGTGATGGTCTATATGATCATCCTCATGATTATTCTAGTGCAGGCGGTACAATTCACCGGTAGCCTGATCTCACGCCTGATCGACAAGCGCTAA